The region TGAGAGGATAAATAGTAGTTGAAAGAAAAACTcactccttttaattttatagttaattGTCATTGATGTCAGATGGTTGAGTTCGGTCGTTTTCAAACAAGGTTATTGCTTATTAGCATGCGCCATGCGGTGTATATAAGTTAGTTTTCCTAAAAGACAATGATAAATACTCACGTGTTTACAATGCCGtcagattcaaataaaaaaggactTTCACTCGATTATAGCTCGAATAAAAAAGGACTTTCACGTGCATATAAGTTAGTTTCCCTAAAAGTCAAACCGAATATTTTTCTCATGACATGGGTTTATTCGTTCAATTTATCATTTAAGTTATAAATCTTTTAgggtgaatttatttttatttatttaaataaataaatttaataaatataatcaggtgaatgttttatttttatattttgttttttagttattgttaataattttatttatttatataaataattattaatttatttagttagataATTGCAtggaagttttattttttactctattttttaaaaaagtagccTGTatacctaatattttttttaaataattataatccaTAACGAAGCATGAGTTAAATGATTGGCCATAATTGAAAGCCTATACCCGACCTTGCACGCAAGCGCCTCTAATATTAGTACACCATATGAGTAATTTGTGTGTTGTATtctaataaatagaaaaaaaaaacatttacaaacAAAAGTTATGATATCAAGGTAatgccatataaaaaaaatcataaaaattatagaacttgattttttattaatttaatactaagcaataaaattgaaaaaaaacaaaaaaacaacaactaaaatTTGTTTAgattaacctattaaatatGTGACCTCTAATCATGAGTttaagataactttatagaaaagaaagtaaaaaaaaatacaaaactctatttataataaatcaaacattgaagattgaaattgagaaaaaaaattaaatccatgagactaagatagctccataaaaaacaaattgaaaaaaataatgatgaaactCAACTTCCAAACAATcgaatattaaatgataaaaattaaagaaaaaactaaataaaaaaaagattgagttgTTAGATGacgagattgaaaaaaaaatcaataaaaaatgataaaaaaaataaactgagtCAATGCAAGTCAACCTGTCAAACTCGTGATTCATGTTATGATACCGAAACAACCTattgaaaagcaaataaaaaaatatgaagtcaaattaagaaatattcagttaaaaaaactaaaaaataaacactattAACCCGCCAAACTTGCGATATGAGTTATCAAATCGGGAaaacctcttaaaaaaatataaagcctgattttcaatcaattcagtattaaataataaaatttttaaaaaatagaaaaagcaaCCCAATTAAATCCATGATGCTAATaaatgacctaaaaaaattatgaattataattaccaaaataacataatattaaactataaatttttaaaaaactaaaaaaaaggttagtaaatggttaaattgaaataaaagttcaaaacacttttataataaatagtttttatatagaTATGGATGGGGTGATTTAgccacaattttttttgtcaatgggAGGTTGACTAGATAtataatctttcatctcaaatagaaagttttttaaatagtacTCGGATaccatttcaaaacataagactAAGATAGTTAGCCAAGTAAAATATATtctctgttatttttattttaaaaatatataaatttattctgaaactgttttaaaaaatatttattttatgttttaatttttatttctcaaactAATAacgtttaaattttttttatacataactatatattttttttatcatatcacagtaatcaaacacaaaaaaaacccttccaCTACCAGAATTCACTCTTTTAATCCTAGGACCATGGCCTCAGTTTCTCAAATCAAATTGAGCTTGGTACATGAACATGGAGACATTGGCAGAACACGGTTcatatatgttttattaaaatttatttatttttatttaaaattatatatatatatatatatttaaattgttttgatatattgatgttaaaaataatttttaaaaaataaaataaaaattattttaatatatttttaaataaaaaatattttaaaccacaacTACACGTAAATTCACACGTAAATTCctaaatacacttttaaaagcCCACCTAGCCTTGACGTTTTGTTGTAAAACACCGCCGAAAGTTATTCAACCATAGTGATAAAAACGATCAAGGCACCGTTTTGTGTTTGGAATTACGTAGtagattttaaatatatgaatattttggttctaaaaaatattaaattaatttttttaatttttttaaagtgcattaaaaataaaaattttaaaataaaaaagaaataaataaatcatcactgacaatataaataatttttataatttgatacaTGGTTTTAACAGCTATATTtgattaactaaatattttatttttaaaaatatttacaccAGGCAAAGATATTCCTAAAcaggaatgattttttttttttatgtattatacTTTCATGTCAATGCATATTAAATGCTAAATTTCacctaattatatatattaaaaaaaggcataaaaatgTAGTTTTCAATTAGATTTGGATCGTTATCAGATCTGCTGAGAGGCCAATTCACAACAGTAACAGAGGCTAAATCAGTGTCAAGTAGGAGAAATTCTTGTTCTCCATAATGttttcatgtcaaaattaaGTGTGAAAGATGCTTTTGAATTTTCTCGTTTTCTTCCCTTCATATATAATAACTCCAAGCTGCTCTTGCTTGCTGagcatttgaataaattatGTCCCTGGCGAGTGATCCAAGTAATCATTTAAGCTTTCCCCTAAATCCGACAATAATGATGGCTTCCATGCACCGGTATCTAGGGCTTTCTACGGTCACCGAATTCTTTTTTGtgaattcttttttgtttatatatagtcATTGAACTGCCGTGCGGCGGTTgagattatattaatttttttttatttaaaaatatgtaaaattaatttttttatttttaaaattaatttttgttattgtaaataataatataaaaattatttaaaataaaaaaattattttttttaaaagcacaatGCGATGTAAACAAACACGTCaattaatatgatatatatttttatagcttttaaggttatagtttttaaaaaataaatttaattaaaattgaagtgagataatttttttcatgataaatgAATATTCatgaatacaaaaatatttattttaatttatgtaagaTCAAAGTTTGAAATGTAAATATATCCATGAAATTTAGtgtgaaaaaatacaaaagttatttgattaactaaatatttttttttataattaaataaaaaacagaaactacTATAATACATTCTCTTTATTTATGGTGACGTGATTTGCAAGTTTAGGGTATGTTTGGCATAGCAAATCAACCattgttttgttggtttttgaatttttttctttagttttttttttatattattttaatgtaatatgttaaaaataaattttaaaaaataaaaatatattattttaatatatattttttaaaaaaacacggtCTCTATCTCCATCTTAGAGCTCCCATCACGTCAAGAATAGAAACTCAAAAGCCTGTTgcaaaattttaagaaagtaataACAATCTTGTTTGCTTGCGTTTTGTTGGTTTGTACCTACCAGGAGTTGTCAAATACTTGAAGCATCATCGAACGCGAAGCAATCTTTGCTTCCTTTTCTAACCATCTGTTGTATTTCCACACCATCACATCTCTGTCAGTCCTCATGACAGAGAATATACAGGAACTCCAGAACAGAATAAACTCACACTCACTCACTTTATATACTTTACAAATGGATACATTTAGTATACAAATAACTCAACTTTGCCCttacaaataataaacaaaccCCATATGATGAAATGATGAGAAAGACAAGAGGCTGGGGTTACTTACcctttctctttccttctcggagacatttaaaaaatgacaaaaagagTGTTCTAGTCCTATCTGTCTTGATAAACTAACGCCTACGCACCTGGCGCACTGGAATCTCTGCTTGATCACTCCAGTTTCGCTAGCTGGCCAGGCCCTTTCTCACAACATACAAACGACAGCTTGGCTTCGCTTCACTAGCCTACACACACATGCACTCACCatcctccccctccccctcaaGAGGGGATGATAAGCTGAACCCACCAAAAAATTGGGCTTACTTGGACACCGAAAACTGTTGAtaagattaaaagaaagaaagaacgaggaaaaataaagaaagaagagggCAGACTTTCAATTATACAGTCCATCAAGGCTCGCCTAAAGGACCATAGCAGGAGCCTCCCCCCTCCATCGAGGGACTTCCCGTATGAATATTTCCTGTAAAGGTGGCAATGCATTTGGTCTCGTGTTCCTTGGACAACAATGTCAGTGATCATCCATCTTCAAATTGCAGCTGCTAAATAAATCTGCATTTCCGcgaaaaagaaagtaaatcgATAAATCTTTTTAGCTACTTTAAGTTAACACTATAATATTTAAGAGGACGCAACAGAAGAATTTAACTGAAGTTACCAATTATCTTCTTTGATATGCATGGTTGAGGACAGCGTGACTATAGAGCACCATATTCCAAGTTCCTTGCACGTTGCTCCACGTTTCTTAGATCTCGAAGATGTTGTAGAATATCTTGCAGCAGTTCTATCCCCTTATCTCCTTTCCTCAAGGAGGTGATGCAATGCTTGAGAAATTCTCTATCAGCCTCAAGTGCTAGTAGCCTCTCATAGACATGGTCCACCTCCTCCTCAACTGCAAGCTTCTTCCTATCCATGTCAGATTTGTTAACTGACATTTGGAAAGCAACAGAATCAAACCCTTTTGAGTGCCCATTTAGTATCCCATCTTCACTTTCTGTATCAATGGCATCGAAAAGCGGGAGAAGTCTCTTTGCCTTTGCATCAAtgtttcttcttccttgttGATGCTTTCCATTCATTTCCTTGTAGTGACCATTTGCAACTCCATTTGATTCACTGCTATGATCATAAATCTCATTGTAGTCATTGCCATTCTCTTGATATAGATGCTCAATCGGTTTTATGTCCTCAAAATGTTGCTCTTCATCATCGCTCAGCATAAAAAGCTTCTCTTCCAAGACCTTGAGTTGCTCTAGAATTGATAGCCTCTCCTCCTCAAAATTAGCCAACGACTCCTCCAAATATATAACTGCGTCTACCGGGGTGTTCTGATTACTACTTTCTTGATGGTTATCGAAGCTTTCAGCTACTTCTCTCCCTTCATGATTCAAGTCAGCAGATAGTCCATCGCTATCCTCGGCATTGCTACAAGAAGGCGAGGCAGTTCCACTTCTCGTGCTACCATCTCTCCTTTTCAACACCATCAATTTCTCTTTCATCTCATAATCCTGTACCTTCTTTCGATATACTTCCAGCTCCTTTTCCAGCTCcgctttctctttttctctctttaccaTAAGTTCGTTCAGAAGCTGCAAAGCTTCTTGGTCATACTCTGATTGCTCTTCCATCATTCTCTGATACTGCAAAGCTTCCATCTGCATCGCAGCCTTCTCTTCTTGAAGTCTATTTATCATTGCCATTGTCTGGTTAGCTGCCACAGCAGAGGcacttctttcttcttctagttCTGCATATAAAGCACTTAAAGCCTTCCTTTCAGCTCTCAAAGCTGATTTCAACTTCTCCGTAGTCAAAACTCCTTCACCTGCTTCTACGTCACTAATGATACTTCCGTCCAAAGACTCTTCTGTAGCCGATTCTTTTCTTTCAAGTAGTAGCAGTTTCTTGTGTAGGTGATGAAGACTATCTATAGAAGTTGGTGTATCAGGAATTTTATCTTCCTCAAGCTCATTGCCCTCTGTATGCAATGATGGCTCGCCAGTCTCCACAGTTATGGTCCTAAATTCTATCGCATCTTCCTCAGCTTGCTTAGAACCTAATGCAACCAACAATTcagtttttttcaaatcaaatcatatacaCATACAGTAACAATAAATTCTAATACAGCAGTATAACAAAGGAAAGGTTACCATGATCTTCACATGCATGTTTATTGACATCACTAGTTGAAGGGTCTTCTTGTTTGGATGAATATGAAGGAGAAACTTCTTCACCATAATGAATATCATCAATTTGTTCCTGATCAGGAATTTCAGTTCCTATCGAGACATCCGCTTCTATTTCGTCACTAAGCATTTGCAGTGCTTCTTCAGACACTgcaaattttaacaaatttatcAAATGGGAATTCAAGATGGAACATTGAGTACAAATTAGATCAAACAAGGTTGAATGCGTACCTTGATTGTAATCTGAATCCATAAACTCTCCAACGGCCAGTGAACTTTCTTGAGCATCATTGCCATCACTAGAAGGGGTTTGAGTTGGTTGAGCAGTGGCAACTAGCTCAAATTCCTCCACCAAATCCAAATCCGCATGCACTCCCGAGGAACTCTCTTTCTCGAGTATTTCCATGAACCCAACCACTGCAATCTTAGGTTCCTCCGCATTATCATCGACTGAAATCAATGGCATTTCCTCTTCTAAATTGCTCCTATCCTCCACAACCAATTCATATTGTGCTCCAACTTGCTTATCAAACtccaaaacaaaatcttcaCTACCACTATTCTCCTCCACTCCCTTTTCGTGCCTCTTTCGAATTTGCTTCTCTGTCGCATCGGAATCGATCAGTTCAACTGGAATCAAGTGGCAATCATCTTGATCAATGTAAAACTCTAGATGCCAAGGTTGAATTTCAGAAGCCTTGTCTTTACTGCTACTGGCTTGAACCATCACAGGTTGAACACAAGCCGGATTATCCATTTGCCCATTCAAATCATCCTTCTTGACTGGTTCTTCCTGTTCTTCAATAAACACATCTTCCTTTTCACAATCATCAGCAGCCACTTCCTTGCGATCAAAATTAGAAACAGGGCCTGAACAATTCTGCCCCATTTCCTCTTCTCTGTTTCCAATCTCAAGTCCCCTGTTTTCAACAATCCCCTGTTCAACTCCACAGAAATCACTCACAAAATCCGAGCTTTCTCTATCAGGATGATCCTCCACACCAACTTTATCATCAACTTGATGATCCAAAACCAAATTTCCTTTCTGGGTAAAAACCGAGTCACCCCAGGTAGGG is a window of Populus nigra chromosome 10, ddPopNigr1.1, whole genome shotgun sequence DNA encoding:
- the LOC133705539 gene encoding myosin-binding protein 2-like; its protein translation is MAGNKFATMLNRNTNKITLILVYAILEWILIILLLLNSLFSYLIIKFADYFGLKRPCLWCSRLDHFFEPTNFQNSYRSLVCDDHAKEISKLGYCSNHRKLAESQDMCEDCSSSSHSESLNKFAFFPWMKQLRDLQDLGGGKLSENGEEDLKCSCCGVCLDTKLFCDDYCLINPTWGDSVFTQKGNLVLDHQVDDKVGVEDHPDRESSDFVSDFCGVEQGIVENRGLEIGNREEEMGQNCSGPVSNFDRKEVAADDCEKEDVFIEEQEEPVKKDDLNGQMDNPACVQPVMVQASSSKDKASEIQPWHLEFYIDQDDCHLIPVELIDSDATEKQIRKRHEKGVEENSGSEDFVLEFDKQVGAQYELVVEDRSNLEEEMPLISVDDNAEEPKIAVVGFMEILEKESSSGVHADLDLVEEFELVATAQPTQTPSSDGNDAQESSLAVGEFMDSDYNQVSEEALQMLSDEIEADVSIGTEIPDQEQIDDIHYGEEVSPSYSSKQEDPSTSDVNKHACEDHGSKQAEEDAIEFRTITVETGEPSLHTEGNELEEDKIPDTPTSIDSLHHLHKKLLLLERKESATEESLDGSIISDVEAGEGVLTTEKLKSALRAERKALSALYAELEEERSASAVAANQTMAMINRLQEEKAAMQMEALQYQRMMEEQSEYDQEALQLLNELMVKREKEKAELEKELEVYRKKVQDYEMKEKLMVLKRRDGSTRSGTASPSCSNAEDSDGLSADLNHEGREVAESFDNHQESSNQNTPVDAVIYLEESLANFEEERLSILEQLKVLEEKLFMLSDDEEQHFEDIKPIEHLYQENGNDYNEIYDHSSESNGVANGHYKEMNGKHQQGRRNIDAKAKRLLPLFDAIDTESEDGILNGHSKGFDSVAFQMSVNKSDMDRKKLAVEEEVDHVYERLLALEADREFLKHCITSLRKGDKGIELLQDILQHLRDLRNVEQRARNLEYGAL